In Aspergillus fumigatus Af293 chromosome 4, whole genome shotgun sequence, one genomic interval encodes:
- the nop7 gene encoding mRNA-binding ribosome synthesis protein NOP7, translated as MGKIKKKGTSGQAKNYITRTQAVRKLQISLPDFRRLCIFKGIYPREPRNKKKASKTSTPNTTFYYTKDIQYLLHEPLLRKFREQKAVAKKIARSLGRGEVGDAARLEKNHAPKLTLDHVIKERYPTFIDALRDLDDALSLLFLFANLPSTAHVPPKTIALCQRLCHEFQHYLITTNSLRKSFLSIKGIYYQATIQGQDILWLVPYRFVQRVNGDVDYRIMATFVDFYTTLLGFVNFRLYSSIGLRYPPKFDTRSDENGAELAAFTLEGRGVGDAPKAIEAGNTQATTSTNNKEVSKEIQAKVDNVIKSAGLDEAKEEPAAETTEESSETIDKFEPAAPEADTLPQPDLSGNEAGSLFAPFTFYISREAPRAPLEFILRAFGCKRIGWDAVLGDGAFTHDETDTRITHQIVDRPQLPESSLPAIPAASKDGSDAVQKVKPGTRIPGRTYVQPQWVWDCINEGRLVRPDLYAPGATLPPHLSPWVKPSRGGYDPKASLAEQEEEGEAELDEDSDEEMEEATSDKKAEAKADVGSESEDEDESVDGGMDVAGTDDDESESEDEEEDFDGFEEEAASESEDEEEAARTQHQKELEAEAAGLPFSSNGATSDGSKKKASQAKKIAAKKRKEEEELERQKMMMSRKKRKLLEKMIYSNKKQSEEAAKLRSKRRKLEKGAAK; from the exons ATGGGtaaaatcaagaagaagg GTACCTCTGGTCAGGCCAAAAACTACATTACCAGAACTCAGGCAGTTCGCAAGCTTCAGATCTCTCTGCCTGACTTCCGTCGTCTTTGTATCTTCAAGG GTATCTATCCTCGTGAGCCTcgaaacaagaagaaggcttcGAAAACATCGACTCCGAATACCACTTTCTACTACACCAAGGACATCCAATATCTTCTCCATGAACCCCTACTCAGGAAATTTCGGGAGCAGAAGGCCGTTGCGAAGAAGATTGCACGATCTCTTGGACGCGGAGAAGTCGGCGATGCAGCTCGGTTGGAAAAGAACCATGCCCCTAAGCTCACATTGGACCATGTCATCAAGGAGCGCTATCCCACTTTCATTGACGCTTTGAGAGACCTGGATGATGCCCTGTCACTTCTGTTCCTCTTTGCCAACCTCCCCTCGACCGCTCACGTTCCTCCTAAGACTATTGCCCTCTGCCAACGGCTTTGTCACGAATTTCAGCATTACTTGATCACGACCAACTCTCTGCGCAAatctttcctttccatcaAGGGTATTTACTATCAAGCTACGATCCAAGGACAGGATATCTTGTGGCTGGTTCCTTACCGATTCGTGCAGCGCGTCAACGGCGACGTCGATTACCGTATCATGGCCACATTCGTCGACTTCTACACCACTTTGCTTGGATTTGTGAACTTCCGGTTGTATTCGTCGATTGGTCTGAGATATCCCCCGAAGTTTGACACCAGAAGCGACGAGAATGGCGCAGAATTGGCGGCTTTCACCCTCGAGGGCCGCGGAGTCGGCGATGCCCCGAAGGCAATTGAGGCTGGAAACACACAAGCAACCACCTCTACTAACAACAAGGAGGTCTCGAAGGAAATTCAGGCGAAGGTCGACAACGTGATCAAATCAGCAGGACTGGATGAAGCCAAGGAGGAGCCGGCCGCCGAGACGACCGAGGAATCTAGTGAAACAATTGACAAGTTCGAGCCCGCAGCCCCAGAAGCTGATACACTCCCCCAACCTGACCTGAGTGGAAACGAGGCTGGGTCGCTCTTCGCCCCATTCACATTCTACATTTCACGAGAGGCACCTAGGGCGCCCCTTGAATTCATTCTGCGGGCTTTCGGCTGCAAGCGGATCGGCTGGGATGCCGTGCTCGGTGACGGTGCTTTCACTCACGATGAGACAGATACTCGCATTACTCATCAGATTGTCGACCGACCTCAATTGCCCGAGTCCTCCCTACCAGCTATTCCTGCTGCCTCGAAGGACGGTTCTGACGCCGTCCAGAAGGTGAAGCCAGGTACTCGGATTCCCGGTCGAACCTACGTCCAGCCTCAATGGGTCTGGGATTGCATCAATGAGGGCAGGCTTGTCCGTCCTGATTTGTATGCACCGGGTGCCACCCTTCCGCCTCACTTGAGCCCTTGGGTCAAGCCCTCTAGAGGCGGCTACGATCCTAAAGCCAGCCTGgccgagcaggaagaggaaggcgaggCCGAGTTAGACGAGGAcagtgacgaggagatggaagaagcGACCAGCGATAAGAAGGCCGAAGCTAAGGCAGATGTTGGATCGGAaagtgaagatgaggatgagtctGTTGACGGCGGCATGGATGTTGCCGGtaccgatgatgatgagagcgagagtgaagatgaagaggaagacttTGATggatttgaagaagaggctgcttCCGAatcagaagacgaagaggaagcggCTCGCACCCAGCACCAGAAGGAGCTCGAGGCTGAAGCTGCCGGTCTTCCATTCTCTTCCAACGGGGCTACTAGCGACGgatccaagaagaaggcttcCCAGGCTAAGAAGATCGCTgccaagaagcgcaaggaggaggaagagctggagagacagaagatgatgatgagtcGCAAGAAACGCAAGTTGCTTGAGAAGATGATTTACTCGAACAAGAAGCAGTCAGAGGAAGCGGCGAAGCTGCgatcaaagagaagaaagcTTGAGAAGGGGGCGGCAAAATGA
- a CDS encoding GPI-anchored transamidase subunit GAB1, producing the protein MPVDRRKVAVFGGAFVLRLLLLLLFPSLPDLLTGRVEVSTPVNSFKRLQEGLFLYTHNVSPYDGGVFHQAPLLLPIFALLPNARDYPLATAVFYALLDLVNANALVTISDSNQGISGRLYTTLRKDIKWGGVDVAAWYLFNPFTIAACLGRSTSAFTSTAILYALSNAVTGNSFNAMLALGCASYLSIYPALLFIPLVLLCYDRRAQVAKPSSGVAIFAIQHFGILLLGVGGLLSLSYLVVPDFQQFISATYGFQLLVPDLTPNIGLWWYFFIEIFDSFREFFLGVFWLHLTGYVGGLTVRLRKQPLFVLTSLVGIFTIFKPYPSISDASLYFALLPLYRHLFPLMRYTFFAISALLYATLLGPAFYYLWIYAGSGNANFFYAITLVWSLGLSILLADTIFAALRDEWEQENPEMRGKDIRQI; encoded by the exons ATGCCAGTCGACAGACGGAAAGTCGCCGTGTTTGGCGGTGCTTTCGTCTTACGACTTCTCCTCTTGCTCCTGTTCCCCTCGCTCCCAGACCTGCTGACGGGCAGAGTCGAGGTCTCTACACCGGTGAACAGTTTCAAAAGAC TTCAAGAAGGCCTTTTTCTTTACACTCATAATGTTTCCCCTTACGACGGAGGCGTCTTCCATCAG GCGCCGCTCCTTCTTCCCATCTTCGCTCTGCTGCCGAACGCCAGAGACTATCCGTTAGCGACGGCAGTCTTTTACGCTCTGCTTGACCTCGTTAATGCCAATGCCTTGGTCACCATATCGGACTCCAATCAGGGGATATCGGGAAGGTTGTATACGACGTTGCGAAAGGATATCAAGTGGGGAGGAGTAGATGTGGCAGCATG GTACCTTTTCAACCCATTTACCATTGCCGCCTGTCTCGGCCGATCCACAAGCGCCTTTACTTCGACCGCAATCCTTTATGCTCTGTCCAATGCCGTCACGGGGAATAGCTTTAACGCCATGCTCGCTCTAGGATGCGCGTCATATTTGTCAATCTACCCGGCCCTTCTGTTTATTCCGCTCGTGCTTCTGTGTTACGATCGACGTGCTCAAGTCGCGAAGCCTTCATCTGGAGTTGCAATCTTCGCCATTCAGCACTTTGGCATACTTTTGCTCGGCGTCGGAGGGCTTCTAAGTCTGTCTTACTTAGTCGTTCCAGACTTCCAGCAGTTTATCTCTGCAACATACGGTTTCCAATTACTTGTCCCTGACCTTACTCCTAACATTGGACTCTGGTGGTATTTCTTCATCGAAATCTTTGATTCTTTCCGAGAGTTCTTCCTTGGCGTCTTCTGGCTCCATTTAACAGGCTATGTCGGCGGTCTCACCGTTCGATTGCGCAAGCAGCCTCTTTTTGTTCTGACCTCCCTCGTGGGCATCTTCACCATATTCAAGCCGTATCCTAGTATTTCGGACGCCTCCTTGTACTTCGCACTTCTCCCTCTTTACCGGCATCTGTTCCCTT TGATGCGCTACACCTTTTTTGCCATTTCGGCGCTTCTATACGCCACTCTCCTGGGCCCTGCATTCTACTACTTATGGATCTACGCTGGATCTGGCAATGCCAATTTCTTCTATGCGATCACACTAGTGTGGAGTCTGGGACTTTCCATACTCTTGGCAGACACAATCTTCGCTGCTCTTAGAGACGAGTGGGAGCAGGAGAATCCAGAAATGCGCGGCAAAGATATTAGGCAGATCTAG
- a CDS encoding N-terminal L-serine N(alpha)-acetyltransferase NAT4, translating to MPAVKKGRVTKPKAKQPSQRKVTRRSLTGKANDDQNKDPKPLPLVERTNSLPIEEFTSLYINPKLLDYDLLWRPNGKYSPYDCNTFHIKMHCTVDVYSSSTIPAEDFDACFKLIEQTSADAYRASSWGWSAARKRKEMRLPDMKYLIQRRSQTGSPEVTFADGMSFRRGEILAFLSFMVTYEDGKEVIYCYEVHVAPKVQGQGIGMHLMMLLRSIGVNIGLEKAMLTCFRSNRRALRFYKSIGYKVDENSPRSIRLRTGEVEPDYYIMSKSLRQKSSPETEEG from the exons ATGCCAGCTGTCAAAAAAGGCAGGGTGACAAAACCCAAGGCTAAACAGCCATCCCAACGAAAAGTCACTCGACGTAGCTTGACAGGAAAGGCAAACGATGATCAGAATAAAG ATCCCAAGCCACTACCTCTGGTAGAGCGCACCAACAGTCTACCAATCGAAGAATTCACATCGCTATATATCAACCCAAAGCTCCTTGATTACGATTTACTTTGGCGTCCGAATGGCAAATACAGTCCTTATGACTGCAATACGTTTCACATCAAAATGCACTGCACCGTTGACGTATACTCATCCAGTACGATTCCCGCCGAGGACTTCGATGCGTGTTTCAAACTCATCGAGCAGACGTCGGCAGACGCTTACAGGGCGTCCAGCTGGGGATGGTCTGCGGCTCGCAAGCGAAAAGAGATGCGATTGCCTGATATGAAATATCTCATTCAGCGACGCAGCCAGACAGGCTCACCTGAAGTGACCTTTGCCGACGGCATGTCCTTCCGGAGGGGAGAGATACTTGCGTTCCTTTCGTTTATGGTCACATacgaggacggcaaggaAGTAATTTACTGTTATGAGGTGCATGTGGCCCCGAAGGTTCAAGGCCAGGGAATTGGAATGCATctgatgatgctgttgcGATCAATCGGGGTCAACATTGGCCTGGAGAAGGCTATGTTGACCTGCTTTCGGTCTAATCGACGCGCATTGCGGTTTTACAAGTCGATCGGTTACAAGGTGGATGAGAACTCCCCTAGGTCGATCCGGTTGCGGACAGGAGAAGTGGAGCCTGACTACTATATTATGTCCAAATCTCTGAGACAGAAATCGTCACCTGAGACTGAAGAGGGTTAA
- a CDS encoding putative cytochrome P450 monooxygenase, translated as MRMRQPDTLLTMKGYWSPACPALIKRLLAYKICRNPDWLRITVGYTVDTFFARRESSALAQVDTPCCGQIPATLPPCRKICWELKEATEIITPVLEERQQRPRSSQEAKPATKTRKDSNVIMSLPV; from the exons ATGAGAATGCGTCAGCCGGATACACTTCTTACAATGA AGGGCTACTGG TCTCCTGCTTGCCCAGCTCTCATCAAAAGGCTCCTTGCATACAAGATTTGTCGTAATCCAGACTGGCTGCGTATCACTGTCGGCTATACCGTGGATACCTTCTTTGCCCGCCGAGAATCTTCAGCTTTGGCCCAGGTTGATACGCCCTGTTGTGGCCAAATTCCTGCCACCCTGCCACCCTGCCGTAAAATTTGCTGGGAACTGAAGGAAGCGACGGAGATCATAACACCAGTACTGGAAGAAAGGCAACAGAGACCGAGAAGCAGCCAGGAAGCCAAACCAGCCAccaaaacaagaaaagactCCAATGTCATCATGTCACTGCCAGTTTGA
- a CDS encoding aldo/keto reductase family protein has protein sequence MKPDPFLFISSLGDCLHTLRILLGPKDETVISLGRKFKLNSGVMRSSYINLAANDLTAICACRRDGSSRGGVGYRHIDSAAVGLNEAEVGRGWKKLGVPREGIFLTSKLWNTHHHPSHVEEALDKTVKDLQTNYLDLYLLYPLGHILHTYQRHIPASRPGHKRFRLVDIPIGDTWAAREKLVNAGKIRSLGVSNLFTIEKMEELLNTADIPPAVNQIEAHPYLLQPKIYISPITYNSMHILLTVPQNILPAAYSPLGNNIFGGPRYTKSSYLLANSKLLENSANMARGPRSEIARRPASVQPDEGTPGPIEAEAPLDRASLALPWKVRLAGHKKGNLMEKFQKNSNWVQS, from the exons ATGAAACCCGATCCTTTCTTATTCATCTCATCTCTGGGTGACTGCTTGCATACCCTACGTATCTTGCTTGGACCTAAAGACGAAACTGTGATATCCCTAGGACGTAAATTCAAGCTCAATTCTGG AGTTATGCGTTCGAGCTACATAAATCTTGCTGCTAATGACCTGACAGCTATCTGCGC ATGTCGTCGCGACGGCTCTTCGCGTGGCGGCGTGGGATACCGGCATATCGACAGTGCTGCTGTCGGCTTGAATGAAGCTGAAGTAGGACGGGGATGGAAGAAGTTGGGTGTGCCCCGAGAGGGGATATTT TTAACGAGCAAGCTGTGGAATACGCACCACCATCCGAGCCATGTCGAAGAAGCGCTCGACAAAACAGTCAAGGATCTACAGACGAATTATCTGGACTTGTATCTGTTAT ATCCACTGGGCCATATCCTTCATACCTACCAACGACACATTCCAGCATCTCGACCCGGTCACAAACGATTCCGTTTAGTGGACATTCCCATCGGTGACACTTGGGCAGCGAGGGAGAAGCTAGTCAATGCTGGCAAGATTCGAAGTCTTGGAGTCAGCAATTTATTCACCAttgagaagatggaggaaCTACTTAACACGGCAGACATTCCTCCCGCAGTCAACCAGATCGAGGCGCATCCTTACCTCCTTCAGCCCAA AATCTATATCTCACCAATAACCTACAATAGCATGCACATCTTGTTGACTGTTCCCCAGAATATCCTACCTGCTGCGTACAGCCCTCTGGGCAACAATATCTTCGGTGGACCTCGGTATACTAAATCCTCGTACCTGCTGGCGAA TTCGAAGCTCCTAGAAAACTCGGCCAATATGGCGCGAGGCCCGCGTTCTGAAATCGCGAGGAGACCGGCGTCCGTTCAACCTGACGAAGGAACACCTGGACCAattgaagctgaagctccTTTGGATAGAGCTTCTCTagctcttccttggaaaGTACGGCTCGCGGGGCACAAGA AGGGGAACCTCATGGAAAAATTCCAGAAAAACAGCAATTGGGTGCAAAGTTAG
- a CDS encoding zinc-dependent alcohol dehydrogenase family protein — protein MAPSTMKQWVVADKENGFDSLNFKEGPVPKCGENEVLVKLRAASLNYRDLIIPKGMYPFPINFPVVPGSDGAGEVVEVGSKVTQFKKGDKVVTLFNQLHQYGPVDTRSTNSGLGGVLDGTLRQYGVFNENGLVRAPRNLNFLESSTLTCAALTSWNALYGMNALKPGEIVLVQGTGGVSMFALQFAKAAGATVIATTSSDTKAKKLKELGADHVINYKTNPNWGEIARSLTPDNVGVDHIIEVGGAGTLSQSLKCIKFEGTISIIGFLGGADPKGQPGMLEALNHICTIRGVYVGSKALMNDMIRAIEVNDIHPVVDEKVFRLDQAKEAYEYMWAQKHLGKLAIEIE, from the exons ATGGCTCCCTCAACTATGAAGCAGTGGGTTGTTGCGGATAAGGAGAATGGTTTCGATAGTCTTAATTTTAAGGAAGGTCCTGTGCCTAAGTGTGGTGAAAATGAGGTGCTTGTCAAGCTACGCGCTGCGTCGCTCAACTATCGTGACCTGATCATCCCCAAG GGGATGTATCCCTTCCCTATTAATTTCCCCGTTGTCCCCGGTTCCGATGGTGCCGGCGAGGTCGTCGAGGTCGGGTCGAAAGTGACCCAGTTCAAGAAGGGCGATAAGGTGGTGACCTTGTTCAATCAGTTACACCAGTACGGTCCTGTTGATACCCGGAGCACCAATTCCGGTCTCGGTGGCGTCCTTGATGGCACTCTTCGCCAGTACGGTGTTTTCAACGAAAATGGCCTGGTTAGGGCTCCCAGGAATCTCAACTTCCTTGAGTCGAGTACCCTTACCTGCGCTGCCCTCACCAGCTGGAATGCTCTGTATGGCATGAACGCTCTTAAGCCGGGTGAGATTGTTCTGGTACAAGGAACGGGGGGTGTCAGCATGTTTGCCCTGCAG TTCGCTAAAGCAGCTGGAGCTACTGTTATTGCTACAACTTCCTCTGATACGaaggccaagaagctcaaggagcTTGGAGCGGACCATGTCATCAACTACAAGACGAACCCCAACTGGGGCGAAATTGCTCGTTCCCTGACTCCCGACAACGTCGGTGTCGATCACATTATCGAAGTGGGAGGCGCCGGAACCCTCAGTCAGAGTTTGAAGTGCATTAAGTTCGAGGGCACAATCAGCATCATTGGTTTCCTCGGAGGAGCCGATCCCAAGGGTCAGCCTGGCATGCTTGAAGCACTCAACCACATCTGCACCATTCGAGGTGTATATGTCGGAAGCAAGGCTTTGATGAACGATATGATCAGGGCCATTGAGGTAAATGACATCCACCCGGTCGTTGACGAGAAGGTTTTCCGTCTCGATCAGGCCAAGGAAGCCTATGAATACATG TGGGCTCAAAAGCATCTTGGAAAGCTGGCAATTGAGATTGAGTAA